From one Flavobacteriales bacterium genomic stretch:
- a CDS encoding T9SS type A sorting domain-containing protein, producing the protein MKVIILISMVLFNLNSTAQRISGGSSHSLALCGSGYAMTWGANHDGELGNGETITTGCFCETSPVDVITLGGITAVSGGEGHSLALTSDSIVWAWGGNSSGQLGNGTTLNSSTPVQVSGLSGIVAISGGGMHSVALKHDGTVWAWGRNERGELGNGALVASSTPVQVLGLTNMVSIGAGRYHTLAVRNDGTVWAWGWNAWGQLGDGSIAAGGCLCETLAVQVGGLADIVAVSGGAEHSLGLMGNGTVWAWGENAWGQLGDGTTITTGCHCNPNPVQVSGLTNITAISGAAAHSVAMSTDGTVWSWGRNIEGELGNGTTSLSSNLPVQVSGLTNVVAIAGSNYATHAVKEDGTVWGWGRNNFAQLGDGTTSDRPAPVQMNGLCSIWVGLDESDDHTSVAVYPNPTSGEFVVEGRDGLRFTGCDIRNALGQYVHSSSLIVSKLDIDLSELPSGVYMLVIKVANGQALSRRLMKE; encoded by the coding sequence GTGAAAGTCATCATCCTCATCTCCATGGTCCTATTCAATCTGAATTCCACGGCACAGAGGATATCAGGAGGATCCTCGCATTCCCTAGCTCTGTGCGGCAGCGGTTACGCCATGACCTGGGGGGCGAATCACGATGGCGAGTTAGGCAATGGAGAAACAATCACCACCGGGTGCTTTTGTGAAACGAGTCCTGTTGACGTGATAACGCTTGGGGGCATTACCGCAGTCTCCGGTGGTGAAGGTCACTCCCTGGCACTTACTAGCGATAGCATCGTCTGGGCGTGGGGAGGGAACAGTAGTGGCCAATTGGGCAATGGCACCACCTTGAACAGCAGCACACCAGTGCAGGTGAGCGGCCTCTCAGGCATAGTCGCGATTTCCGGTGGAGGAATGCATTCCGTTGCTCTGAAGCATGACGGTACCGTTTGGGCCTGGGGTAGGAATGAGCGAGGCGAACTTGGTAATGGAGCACTCGTAGCCAGCAGCACACCTGTCCAAGTACTCGGACTAACGAACATGGTTTCTATTGGAGCTGGGAGGTACCATACACTTGCCGTGAGAAATGATGGTACGGTCTGGGCATGGGGCTGGAACGCATGGGGGCAATTGGGGGATGGGTCTATCGCCGCTGGCGGATGCTTATGCGAAACATTGGCCGTCCAAGTAGGCGGACTCGCGGATATCGTGGCAGTTTCAGGTGGAGCAGAGCATTCACTGGGTCTAATGGGCAATGGCACGGTATGGGCGTGGGGTGAGAACGCGTGGGGGCAGTTGGGAGACGGCACAACAATCACCACAGGGTGCCACTGCAACCCGAATCCTGTGCAGGTCAGCGGGCTCACGAATATCACAGCCATCTCAGGCGCAGCCGCCCACTCCGTTGCGATGAGCACCGATGGAACTGTTTGGTCATGGGGAAGGAACATCGAAGGCGAATTGGGCAATGGAACCACATCTCTCAGCAGTAACCTTCCTGTTCAAGTAAGCGGACTGACAAATGTTGTCGCCATCGCCGGAAGCAATTACGCCACACATGCGGTCAAGGAGGATGGAACAGTCTGGGGTTGGGGACGGAATAACTTCGCGCAACTTGGGGATGGCACCACTTCCGACAGGCCTGCCCCCGTGCAGATGAACGGCCTTTGCTCGATATGGGTTGGCTTGGACGAGTCTGATGATCATACATCAGTAGCCGTATATCCTAATCCAACATCCGGTGAATTCGTTGTTGAGGGCCGAGATGGGCTGAGGTTCACAGGCTGCGATATCCGGAATGCACTAGGGCAATATGTGCATTCATCCTCCTTAATTGTCTCCAAGCTCGATATCGACCTGTCCGAGTTGCCCAGTGGTGTTTACATGCTTGTAATCAAGGTTGCGAACGGTCAAGCGCTGTCACGGAGGCTGATGAAGGAATAG
- a CDS encoding DNA gyrase/topoisomerase IV subunit A produces the protein MSNDIDNPEGNPEGLGHVPAGGQAGGFSVSGMYKDWFLDYASYVILERAVPALYDGLKPVQRRILHAMDDLDDGRYNKVANIIGHAMQYHPHGDASIGDALVQLGQKDLLIDCQGNWGNTLTGDSAAAPRYIEARLSKFAKEVVFNPKTTEWQLSYDGRNKEPVFLPVKFPLLLAQGAEGIAVGLSCKLLPHNFNELCDASVAVLRKRSFELLPDFPTGGLADVSNYSEGERGGRVRCRARIRKLDNKTLEVTEIPFGTTTTSLMESIVKANEKGKIKVRHIDDNTAEHVSIIIHLAAGVSPDTTIDALYAFTDCEVSLAPNAVVIENDKPRFVSVKELLRISTENTLRLLELELKIKKSELEEQWHFASLERIFIEKKVYRRIEEAETWEEVISFIDKGLKPHIQELKRPVTQEDIVRLTEIRIKRISKFDSFKADEHIKQLAEQIKEVKGKLDHLVDHAVDWFKDLKKKYGSGRERKTELRAFDTIVAAKVAVANKKLYVDRKEGFMGWSLKEAELVTECSEMDDIIVFRINGSMTVTRMADKKFVGKGIEHIAVFKKNDERTIYHMVYQDGVKGPYYMKRFVVTGITRDKEYDLTGGAPGSTLEYFTCNPDGASEVITVVLKPRPNLRKTKFDVDFAELAVKGRGSKGNLLTRYTVQKVTQKERGTSTLGAIPVWYDETVRRLNDTGHGRYLGRFKGEDRILCISKSGTYQLFPFVLSTHFPDDALTVVKWNPKDVVSAVYWDGEKEQFNVKRFQVEPSREAVSFITEHDQSKLVLHSLVPEPELHIAYDKRSTTRADEDIDLAGFIGVKGVKAIGNRLTPHKVKELTLNSPVFIPLTPEQEEVQGMLITEDEIGNLDAPEEEGLEESPMKQMKRAKRTSAEEISPEDPLTGYKPGKQITLGLDE, from the coding sequence ATGAGCAACGACATCGACAATCCCGAAGGCAATCCCGAAGGCCTGGGCCATGTGCCCGCTGGCGGCCAGGCCGGCGGCTTCAGCGTGAGCGGCATGTACAAGGACTGGTTCCTGGACTATGCCAGCTACGTGATCCTGGAGCGCGCCGTGCCCGCGCTCTACGATGGCCTCAAGCCCGTGCAGCGCCGCATCCTGCACGCCATGGATGACCTGGACGATGGCCGCTACAACAAGGTGGCCAACATCATCGGCCACGCCATGCAGTACCACCCGCACGGCGATGCCAGCATCGGTGATGCCCTGGTGCAGCTCGGGCAGAAGGACCTGCTGATCGATTGCCAGGGCAACTGGGGCAACACGCTCACCGGCGACAGCGCCGCTGCGCCGCGCTACATCGAGGCCCGTTTGAGCAAGTTCGCCAAGGAGGTCGTCTTCAACCCCAAGACCACCGAATGGCAGCTCAGCTACGACGGCCGCAACAAGGAACCGGTGTTCCTGCCCGTGAAATTCCCGCTGCTGCTGGCGCAGGGCGCCGAAGGCATCGCGGTGGGCCTCAGCTGCAAATTGCTGCCGCACAACTTCAACGAGCTCTGCGATGCCAGCGTGGCCGTGCTGCGCAAGCGCTCCTTCGAGCTGCTGCCCGATTTCCCCACTGGCGGCCTGGCTGATGTGAGCAACTACAGCGAGGGCGAGCGCGGCGGCCGCGTGCGCTGCCGGGCGCGCATCAGGAAGCTCGACAACAAGACCCTCGAGGTCACCGAGATCCCTTTCGGCACCACCACCACTTCGCTCATGGAGAGCATCGTGAAGGCCAACGAGAAGGGCAAGATCAAGGTGCGCCACATCGATGACAATACCGCCGAGCACGTCTCCATCATCATCCACCTCGCCGCCGGCGTGAGCCCCGATACCACCATCGATGCGCTCTACGCCTTCACCGATTGCGAGGTGAGCCTGGCGCCGAACGCCGTGGTGATCGAGAACGACAAGCCGCGCTTCGTGAGCGTGAAGGAGCTGCTGCGCATCAGCACGGAGAACACCCTGCGGCTCCTGGAGCTGGAGTTGAAGATCAAGAAGAGCGAACTAGAGGAGCAATGGCACTTCGCCTCGCTCGAGCGCATCTTCATCGAGAAGAAGGTCTATCGCAGGATCGAAGAGGCCGAGACCTGGGAGGAGGTCATCAGCTTCATCGACAAGGGCCTGAAGCCGCACATCCAGGAACTGAAGCGGCCGGTGACCCAAGAGGACATCGTCCGCCTAACGGAGATCAGGATCAAGCGCATCTCGAAGTTCGACAGCTTCAAGGCCGATGAGCACATCAAGCAGCTGGCCGAGCAGATCAAGGAGGTGAAGGGCAAGCTGGACCACCTGGTGGACCACGCGGTGGATTGGTTCAAGGACCTGAAGAAGAAGTACGGATCCGGTCGCGAGCGAAAGACCGAGCTGCGCGCCTTCGACACGATCGTGGCGGCCAAGGTGGCCGTGGCCAACAAGAAGCTCTACGTGGACCGCAAGGAGGGCTTCATGGGCTGGAGCCTGAAGGAGGCGGAGCTCGTGACCGAATGCTCCGAGATGGACGACATCATCGTGTTCCGCATCAACGGCAGCATGACGGTGACCAGGATGGCCGACAAGAAATTCGTGGGCAAGGGCATCGAGCACATCGCCGTGTTCAAGAAGAACGATGAGCGCACCATCTACCACATGGTGTATCAGGATGGCGTGAAAGGCCCTTACTACATGAAGCGCTTCGTGGTCACCGGCATCACGCGCGACAAGGAGTACGACCTCACCGGCGGCGCGCCCGGAAGCACCCTGGAGTACTTCACCTGCAACCCCGATGGCGCCAGCGAGGTGATCACCGTGGTGCTGAAGCCGAGGCCCAACCTGCGCAAGACCAAGTTCGATGTGGATTTCGCGGAGCTGGCGGTGAAGGGGCGCGGCAGCAAGGGCAACCTGCTCACCCGCTACACGGTGCAGAAGGTGACCCAGAAGGAGCGCGGCACCAGCACCCTCGGTGCCATCCCCGTGTGGTACGACGAGACCGTGCGCCGCCTGAACGACACCGGCCACGGGCGCTACCTCGGCCGCTTCAAGGGCGAGGACCGCATCCTGTGCATCAGCAAGAGCGGCACCTACCAGCTCTTCCCCTTCGTGCTCAGCACCCACTTCCCCGACGATGCCCTCACCGTGGTGAAGTGGAACCCCAAGGACGTGGTGAGCGCCGTTTACTGGGACGGCGAGAAGGAGCAGTTCAATGTGAAGCGCTTCCAGGTGGAGCCCTCGCGCGAGGCCGTCTCCTTCATCACCGAGCACGACCAGAGCAAGCTCGTGCTGCACAGCCTGGTGCCCGAGCCCGAGCTGCACATCGCCTACGACAAGCGCAGCACCACGCGCGCTGACGAGGACATCGACCTGGCCGGCTTCATCGGCGTGAAAGGGGTGAAGGCCATCGGCAACCGCCTCACTCCGCACAAGGTGAAGGAGCTCACGCTGAACTCGCCGGTCTTCATCCCCCTCACCCCGGAGCAGGAAGAGGTGCAGGGCATGCTCATCACCGAGGACGAGATCGGCAACCTCGATGCACCGGAAGAGGAAGGCCTGGAGGAAAGCCCCATGAAGCAGATGAAGCGCGCCAAGCGCACCTCAGCCGAGGAAATCAGCCCGGAGGATCCGCTCACCGGCTACAAGCCCGGCAAGCAGATCACGTTGGGGCTGGATGAGTAG